A stretch of the Phyllopteryx taeniolatus isolate TA_2022b chromosome 5, UOR_Ptae_1.2, whole genome shotgun sequence genome encodes the following:
- the smad3b gene encoding mothers against decapentaplegic homolog 3b isoform X2 gives MSILPFTPPIVKRLLGWKKGEQNGQEEKWCEKAVKSLVKKLKKTGQLDELEKAITTQNVNTKCLTIPRSLDGRLQVSHKKGLPHVIYCRLWRWPDLQSHHELRAIDLCEYAFHTKKDEVCVNPYHYLRVETPILPPVLVPRHTDIPAEFPPLDDYSPSIPENTNFPAGIEPRSNYIPETPPPGYLSEDGETSDHQLNHSMDTGSPSLSPNPVSPTNNNLDLQPVTYCESAFWCSISYYELNQRVGETFHASQPSLTVDGFTDPSNSERFCLGLLSNVNRNSAVELTRRHIGRGVRLYYIGGEVFAECLSDSAIFVQSPNCNQRYGWHPATVCKIPPGCNLKIFNNQEFAALLAQSVNQGFEAVYQLTRMCTIRMSFVKGWGAEYR, from the exons atgtccatATTACCGTTCACGCCTCCCATAGTGAAGAGGCTTCTCGGCTGGAAGAAGGGGGAGCAGAACGGCCAAGAGGAGAAATGGTGCGAAAAGGCTGTCAAAAGTCTGGTGAAGAAGTTGAAAAAGACCGGACAGTTGGACGAGTTGGAAAAGGCTATCACGACACAAAATGTCAACACCAAATGTTTAACCATACCAAG ATCACTAGACGGTCGACTCCAGGTCTCTCACAAAAAAGGTCTTCCTCACGTGATCTACTGTCGCCTGTGGCGCTGGCCCGACCTGCAGTCTCACCATGAGCTGCGGGCCATTGACCTGTGCGAATACGCGTTCCACACAAAGAAAGACGAAGTGTGCGTGAACCCTTATCATTACCTGAGGGTGGAGACGCCAA TTTTACCACCTGTTCTAGTTCCACGACATACAGACATCCCTGCAGAGTTCCCCCCACTGGATGACTATAGCCCCTCCATCCCTGAAAACACAAACTTCCCTGCTGGGATTGAACCACGGAGTAACTACATACCTG AAACCCCCCCACCAGGGTACCTAAGTGAGGATGGCGAGACGAGCGATCACCAACTCAACCACAGCATGGACACAG GTTCTCCCAGCCTGTCACCCAATCCCGTGTCACCCACAAACAATAATCTTG ACCTACAACCTGTGACGTACTGCGAGTCCGCTTTCTGGTGCTCCATCTCCTACTACGAGCTCAACCAGCGTGTAGGAGAGACTTTCCACGCCTCCCAGCCCTCCCTCACGGTCGACGGCTTCACTGACCCCTCCAACTCTGAGCGCTTCTGTCTGGGCCTGTTGTCCAATGTTAACCGCAATTCTGCAGTGGAGCTCACACGCAGACATATAG GACGGGGTGTTAGGTTGTACTACATTGGTGGAGAAGTGTTTGCCGAGTGTCTCAGTGACAGTGCCATCTTTGTCCAGAGTCCCAACTGCAACCAGCGCTACGGATGGCATCCTGCTACTGTCTGCAAGATCCCTCCAG GTTGCAACTTGAAGATCTTCAATAACCAGGAGTTTGCCGCTCTTCTTGCCCAGTCGGTGAACCAGGGCTTCGAGGCTGTTTACCAGCTCACCAGGATGTGCACCATTCGCATGAGTTTTGTCAAAGGATGGGGTGCTGAGTACAG GTGA
- the smad3b gene encoding mothers against decapentaplegic homolog 3b isoform X1, translating into MSILPFTPPIVKRLLGWKKGEQNGQEEKWCEKAVKSLVKKLKKTGQLDELEKAITTQNVNTKCLTIPRSLDGRLQVSHKKGLPHVIYCRLWRWPDLQSHHELRAIDLCEYAFHTKKDEVCVNPYHYLRVETPILPPVLVPRHTDIPAEFPPLDDYSPSIPENTNFPAGIEPRSNYIPETPPPGYLSEDGETSDHQLNHSMDTGSPSLSPNPVSPTNNNLDLQPVTYCESAFWCSISYYELNQRVGETFHASQPSLTVDGFTDPSNSERFCLGLLSNVNRNSAVELTRRHIGRGVRLYYIGGEVFAECLSDSAIFVQSPNCNQRYGWHPATVCKIPPGCNLKIFNNQEFAALLAQSVNQGFEAVYQLTRMCTIRMSFVKGWGAEYRRQTVTSTPCWIELHLNGPLQWLDKVLTQMGSPSIHCSSVS; encoded by the exons atgtccatATTACCGTTCACGCCTCCCATAGTGAAGAGGCTTCTCGGCTGGAAGAAGGGGGAGCAGAACGGCCAAGAGGAGAAATGGTGCGAAAAGGCTGTCAAAAGTCTGGTGAAGAAGTTGAAAAAGACCGGACAGTTGGACGAGTTGGAAAAGGCTATCACGACACAAAATGTCAACACCAAATGTTTAACCATACCAAG ATCACTAGACGGTCGACTCCAGGTCTCTCACAAAAAAGGTCTTCCTCACGTGATCTACTGTCGCCTGTGGCGCTGGCCCGACCTGCAGTCTCACCATGAGCTGCGGGCCATTGACCTGTGCGAATACGCGTTCCACACAAAGAAAGACGAAGTGTGCGTGAACCCTTATCATTACCTGAGGGTGGAGACGCCAA TTTTACCACCTGTTCTAGTTCCACGACATACAGACATCCCTGCAGAGTTCCCCCCACTGGATGACTATAGCCCCTCCATCCCTGAAAACACAAACTTCCCTGCTGGGATTGAACCACGGAGTAACTACATACCTG AAACCCCCCCACCAGGGTACCTAAGTGAGGATGGCGAGACGAGCGATCACCAACTCAACCACAGCATGGACACAG GTTCTCCCAGCCTGTCACCCAATCCCGTGTCACCCACAAACAATAATCTTG ACCTACAACCTGTGACGTACTGCGAGTCCGCTTTCTGGTGCTCCATCTCCTACTACGAGCTCAACCAGCGTGTAGGAGAGACTTTCCACGCCTCCCAGCCCTCCCTCACGGTCGACGGCTTCACTGACCCCTCCAACTCTGAGCGCTTCTGTCTGGGCCTGTTGTCCAATGTTAACCGCAATTCTGCAGTGGAGCTCACACGCAGACATATAG GACGGGGTGTTAGGTTGTACTACATTGGTGGAGAAGTGTTTGCCGAGTGTCTCAGTGACAGTGCCATCTTTGTCCAGAGTCCCAACTGCAACCAGCGCTACGGATGGCATCCTGCTACTGTCTGCAAGATCCCTCCAG GTTGCAACTTGAAGATCTTCAATAACCAGGAGTTTGCCGCTCTTCTTGCCCAGTCGGTGAACCAGGGCTTCGAGGCTGTTTACCAGCTCACCAGGATGTGCACCATTCGCATGAGTTTTGTCAAAGGATGGGGTGCTGAGTACAG ACGTCAGACAGTGACCAGCACACCCTGCTGGATAGAGCTGCATCTCAACGGTCCTTTGCAGTGGCTGGACAAGGTTCTCACACAGATGGGTTCTCCCAGCATCCACTGCTCCAGTGTGTCTTAG